The following proteins are co-located in the Fructilactobacillus carniphilus genome:
- a CDS encoding adenylate kinase, with product MNLLIMGLPGAGKGTQADFIVEKYGIPHISTGDIFRAAIKQQTPLGVKAQGYIDQGELVPDDVTCGIVEERLQQPDTESGYLLDGFPRTIVQAEQLEKMTQKLAKPLDAVLNVDVAPDTLVERLSGRFICKNCGATYHKLYKKPRVEGTCDVCGGHAFYQRSDDKPETVKNRLEVNLKMNTPLIDFYSQRNLLHTVNGNQPIADVTQEINQVLSDLH from the coding sequence ATGAATTTGTTAATTATGGGTCTTCCCGGTGCCGGGAAAGGAACCCAAGCAGATTTTATTGTTGAGAAGTATGGGATTCCTCATATTTCCACCGGAGACATCTTCCGGGCGGCCATTAAACAACAAACACCGTTGGGGGTTAAAGCCCAAGGGTATATTGATCAAGGGGAATTAGTTCCTGATGATGTAACCTGTGGAATTGTGGAAGAACGGTTGCAACAACCAGACACGGAATCCGGTTACCTGTTAGATGGATTTCCCCGGACGATTGTTCAGGCAGAACAATTAGAAAAGATGACGCAGAAATTAGCTAAGCCATTGGATGCGGTGTTAAACGTTGATGTTGCTCCGGATACTTTGGTGGAACGACTTTCTGGTCGGTTCATTTGTAAGAACTGTGGTGCTACTTATCATAAATTGTACAAAAAACCTCGAGTTGAAGGTACGTGTGATGTTTGTGGTGGACATGCCTTTTATCAACGGAGCGATGATAAACCGGAAACCGTTAAGAATCGGTTAGAAGTTAATTTAAAGATGAATACCCCTTTAATTGACTTTTACTCACAACGCAACTTGTTGCACACGGTGAACGGAAATCAACCAATCGCAGATGTTACGCAGGAAATCAACCAAGTTCTGTCTGATCTTCATTAA
- the infA gene encoding translation initiation factor IF-1, translating to MAKDNVIEIEGKITETLPNAMFRVELENGHEILAHVSGKIRMHYIKILPGDRVTVEMSPYDLTKGRITYRFK from the coding sequence GTGGCGAAAGACAACGTAATTGAAATTGAAGGAAAAATTACTGAAACACTACCCAATGCAATGTTTCGAGTAGAACTGGAAAACGGGCACGAAATTTTAGCCCATGTTTCTGGGAAAATTAGAATGCATTACATTAAGATACTTCCAGGAGACCGTGTAACTGTTGAAATGTCACCATATGATTTAACTAAGGGTCGCATTACTTATCGATTTAAGTAA
- the rpmJ gene encoding 50S ribosomal protein L36, giving the protein MKVRPSVKKMCENCKIIKRKGRVMIICSANAKHKQRQGK; this is encoded by the coding sequence ATGAAAGTAAGACCATCAGTCAAAAAAATGTGCGAAAACTGCAAAATCATTAAGCGGAAAGGCCGCGTAATGATTATTTGCTCAGCTAACGCTAAGCACAAGCAACGCCAAGGAAAATAA
- the rpsM gene encoding 30S ribosomal protein S13: MARIAGVDLPRNKRVVIALTYIYGIGNTTAQKVLKQAGVSEDVRTQDLTPEQEDKIRVAIDDYTIEGDLRREVSMNIKRLSEIGSYRGLRHRRGLPSRGQHTKNNARTRKGKRTKK, translated from the coding sequence ATGGCTCGTATTGCCGGAGTAGATTTACCACGTAACAAGCGTGTTGTCATTGCCCTTACTTACATTTACGGAATTGGGAACACAACTGCCCAAAAAGTATTGAAACAAGCTGGGGTTTCAGAAGACGTTCGGACACAAGACTTAACTCCTGAACAAGAAGATAAGATCCGGGTAGCGATCGACGACTACACCATCGAAGGTGACTTACGTCGTGAAGTTAGCATGAACATCAAACGGTTGTCAGAAATCGGTTCGTACCGTGGATTACGTCACCGTCGTGGTTTGCCTTCTAGAGGTCAACACACTAAGAACAACGCTCGGACCAGAAAAGGTAAGAGAACGAAAAAATAA
- the rpsK gene encoding 30S ribosomal protein S11 → MVKKNTRKRKARKHVESGVAHIHSTFNNTLVMITDVQGNAIAWSSAGALGFRGSRKSTPFAAQMAAEAAAKAAMEHGMKTVEVSVKGPGSGRESAIRALQTTGLEVAAIRDVTPVPHNGCRPPKRRRV, encoded by the coding sequence ATGGTTAAGAAAAATACTCGCAAGCGTAAAGCAAGAAAGCACGTTGAATCTGGTGTGGCTCACATTCACTCAACGTTCAACAACACCTTGGTTATGATTACTGACGTTCAAGGAAACGCGATTGCTTGGTCATCAGCTGGTGCATTAGGTTTCCGTGGTAGTCGTAAATCCACTCCATTTGCTGCTCAAATGGCTGCTGAAGCAGCTGCAAAGGCCGCAATGGAACATGGTATGAAGACTGTGGAAGTTTCAGTTAAGGGTCCTGGTTCAGGTCGTGAATCTGCAATTCGGGCTTTACAAACTACTGGTCTGGAAGTTGCCGCAATTCGTGACGTTACTCCAGTTCCTCATAACGGTTGCCGTCCTCCAAAACGTCGTCGAGTTTAA
- a CDS encoding DNA-directed RNA polymerase subunit alpha, with product MIEFEKPNIHKIEETNNYGEVVVEPLERGYGTTLGNSLRRVLLASLPGAAVTSVQIDGVLHEFSTVKGVTEDVTKIILNLKKLKLKIDGDDDQNETHTMSINVTGPADVTGADLATDSDTTVLNPDLHIATVAEGATLHMTVTANKGRGYVSAEENKARNDDMPIGVLPVDSIYTPIERVNYQVEDTRVGQRDDFDKLTLDVWTNGSITPSEAISLAAKVLSQHLEMFVDLTDKAQQANVMVEKEESHKEKMLEMSIEELDLSVRSYNCLKRAGINTVQELTDKSMADMMKVRNLGRKSLEEIEQKLEALGLSFRKED from the coding sequence ATGATTGAGTTTGAAAAGCCAAACATTCATAAAATTGAAGAAACAAATAACTATGGTGAAGTAGTTGTAGAACCATTAGAACGTGGTTATGGAACAACCTTAGGGAACTCGTTACGGCGGGTTTTGCTAGCTTCTTTACCAGGCGCTGCAGTTACCAGTGTTCAAATTGATGGTGTTTTACACGAATTTTCAACTGTTAAAGGTGTCACAGAAGATGTGACAAAAATCATTTTGAACTTGAAAAAGTTGAAGTTGAAAATCGATGGTGACGACGATCAGAACGAAACTCATACGATGAGTATCAACGTAACTGGTCCGGCCGATGTAACCGGAGCCGATTTAGCAACCGATAGTGATACAACGGTTCTAAATCCTGATTTACACATCGCAACGGTTGCTGAAGGTGCCACCTTACACATGACGGTCACGGCCAACAAGGGTCGCGGTTATGTCTCAGCTGAAGAAAACAAGGCTAGAAATGACGATATGCCCATTGGTGTGCTACCAGTCGATTCTATCTATACCCCAATCGAACGTGTTAACTATCAAGTTGAAGACACGCGTGTTGGACAGCGTGATGACTTCGATAAATTGACTCTCGATGTTTGGACTAATGGTTCAATTACTCCTTCTGAAGCGATTAGTTTAGCTGCCAAAGTGTTATCACAACACTTGGAAATGTTCGTGGACTTGACCGACAAGGCCCAACAAGCTAACGTCATGGTGGAAAAAGAAGAAAGCCATAAAGAAAAAATGCTCGAAATGTCAATTGAAGAACTGGATCTTTCCGTTCGTTCTTACAATTGTTTGAAACGGGCTGGAATTAATACCGTCCAAGAATTAACTGATAAATCTATGGCTGATATGATGAAAGTTCGGAACTTGGGACGCAAGTCACTGGAAGAAATCGAACAGAAGTTAGAAGCACTTGGATTATCATTTCGGAAAGAAGACTAA
- the rplQ gene encoding 50S ribosomal protein L17 — MSYRKFGRESGPRRAMLRNLTTDLIVNDRIETTEAKAKTVRSLAEQMVTLGKKGDLAARRRAAAYLQNQIADVQEDGDDIKVTTALQKLFDEIAPKYQDRQGGYTRILKTMPRRGDGAQMVILEFV, encoded by the coding sequence ATGAGTTATCGTAAATTTGGTCGCGAATCAGGCCCTCGTCGTGCTATGCTTCGTAACTTAACTACTGACTTAATTGTTAACGATCGGATTGAAACCACGGAAGCAAAAGCTAAGACGGTTCGTTCTTTAGCTGAACAAATGGTGACATTAGGTAAGAAGGGTGATTTAGCTGCTCGTCGGCGTGCTGCTGCTTACTTACAAAACCAAATTGCTGACGTTCAAGAAGACGGAGATGACATCAAAGTTACGACGGCATTGCAAAAATTATTTGACGAAATTGCACCTAAGTACCAAGATCGTCAAGGTGGTTACACTCGGATTTTGAAGACCATGCCCCGTCGCGGTGATGGTGCCCAAATGGTTATCTTAGAATTCGTTTAA
- a CDS encoding energy-coupling factor transporter ATPase: MQPKIEFQDVDFSYQPEVPVLKHVSFQVQPGQTVALVGANGSGKSTIAKLLTGLLTPNHGSILVDQITLTPQNMAELRQRIGLVFQNPDDQIVGATVAENTAFGLENRNVPRPEMQRRVQTALEQVEMWEYRDREPGLLSGGQKQRVALASALAITPEILILDEATSMLDPQAKQELNQIIQRLQQQAGLTIILITHDLEMLALAERVIALDQQQVAFTGTAAELFRQEDLLMRMQLELPFSLQVQRDLAAQQVPLPATDLNEKELIVWLTKLL; encoded by the coding sequence ATGCAACCAAAAATTGAATTTCAGGATGTGGATTTTTCCTACCAGCCCGAGGTCCCGGTGCTAAAGCACGTTTCGTTTCAAGTGCAGCCGGGCCAAACGGTGGCGCTGGTGGGTGCCAACGGGAGCGGGAAAAGCACGATTGCTAAGTTACTAACCGGCTTGTTGACGCCCAATCATGGTTCGATTTTGGTTGATCAAATCACCCTCACACCGCAAAATATGGCGGAACTGCGCCAACGCATCGGATTAGTCTTTCAGAATCCCGATGATCAAATTGTCGGGGCAACCGTTGCCGAAAATACGGCCTTTGGACTGGAAAATCGTAACGTTCCTCGTCCGGAGATGCAACGACGGGTCCAAACGGCATTAGAGCAGGTCGAAATGTGGGAGTACCGGGATCGTGAACCGGGACTCCTGTCGGGTGGGCAAAAGCAACGGGTTGCTTTGGCTAGTGCCTTGGCCATTACGCCCGAAATTTTGATTTTGGACGAAGCGACGAGCATGTTGGATCCGCAAGCCAAGCAGGAATTGAACCAGATCATTCAACGCCTCCAACAGCAAGCAGGTTTAACCATCATCTTAATTACGCACGACTTAGAGATGCTGGCGTTGGCAGAGCGAGTGATTGCGCTCGATCAGCAACAGGTGGCGTTCACGGGCACGGCCGCCGAGTTGTTTCGTCAGGAAGATTTGCTAATGCGCATGCAGCTGGAACTTCCCTTTAGTTTACAGGTGCAACGTGATTTAGCCGCCCAGCAGGTGCCACTCCCTGCTACCGATTTAAACGAAAAGGAATTGATTGTATGGCTCACCAAGTTACTTTAA
- a CDS encoding energy-coupling factor transporter ATPase, whose amino-acid sequence MAHQVTLKHVNYTYGEKTPVVHQALRDVSLTVEQGDFVTIIGTTGSGKSTLIKLLNGLQFAQSGTVEVLGVTLHPKVKAAALKQLRSQVGMVFQSPEQQLFADSVLQDVQFGPLNFGASPTEAEQQARASLDQVGIPTELLDRSPFELSGGQMRRVAIAGVLASQPRVLVLDEPTVGLDGRGRRSILEMLRRLNQEHHITIIMITHEMDIVARYAQRVVVMKHGRIEQDTTPRQFFQTTQNQFVLPGAVRVGRALQANGVAFDQLPLTRRELVASIVHRLAKGGTA is encoded by the coding sequence ATGGCTCACCAAGTTACTTTAAAACACGTTAACTATACCTATGGCGAAAAGACGCCCGTAGTGCACCAAGCCTTACGCGACGTTAGTTTAACTGTGGAGCAGGGTGACTTTGTGACCATCATTGGGACGACCGGGAGTGGAAAGTCGACGCTGATTAAGCTCCTAAATGGACTCCAGTTTGCCCAATCAGGCACGGTGGAGGTATTAGGGGTAACTTTGCATCCCAAGGTGAAAGCAGCTGCTTTAAAGCAACTGCGTTCCCAGGTGGGGATGGTGTTTCAATCCCCTGAACAGCAACTTTTTGCTGATAGCGTCTTGCAGGACGTCCAATTTGGCCCGCTGAACTTTGGCGCCAGTCCTACGGAAGCCGAGCAGCAAGCCCGGGCTAGTTTAGATCAAGTCGGGATCCCAACTGAATTGTTGGATCGTTCACCCTTTGAACTTTCTGGCGGTCAGATGCGGCGGGTCGCGATTGCCGGTGTATTAGCCAGCCAACCACGGGTATTAGTCTTAGACGAGCCCACGGTTGGCTTGGATGGGCGGGGACGTCGTTCCATTTTGGAAATGTTGCGGCGCTTAAACCAGGAACACCACATCACGATTATTATGATTACTCACGAGATGGACATTGTGGCGCGGTACGCACAACGGGTGGTCGTGATGAAGCATGGTCGGATTGAACAGGATACGACACCCCGTCAGTTCTTTCAAACCACCCAGAACCAGTTTGTGTTACCCGGCGCCGTTCGAGTGGGACGGGCGCTACAAGCTAATGGGGTTGCTTTTGATCAGCTGCCGTTAACGCGTCGCGAGCTGGTGGCAAGCATCGTGCACCGGTTAGCAAAGGGGGGAACGGCATGA
- a CDS encoding energy-coupling factor transporter transmembrane component T family protein — protein MNHMVFGNYLPGHSLLHRLHPTGKIIGLVSLITWTLLANNWANYAVLTVVILALVKMAQVPFGMLFSSLRPFVWLIAFTVLIQLGFGHGGTTYWHWGPLNVTSVGVTTAGLIFVRFLLIIVVAMLLTVTTSPNAIAKGVETFLTPLKKLGVPVAMIGIMLSIALRFIPTLLSEMQTIMNAQRSRGVVFNGGSLWQRVKNVLSLIIPLLVSAFRHADNLADALGASGYDASQPRSSYYQYQWHLLDTLALVGVFLIGVLVVGLRGV, from the coding sequence ATGAACCACATGGTCTTTGGAAACTATTTGCCGGGCCATTCCCTGCTGCACCGTTTGCACCCAACTGGTAAAATTATCGGCTTAGTGTCGTTGATTACTTGGACCTTATTAGCCAATAACTGGGCCAATTACGCCGTGCTAACCGTGGTAATTCTAGCGTTAGTGAAAATGGCCCAGGTGCCGTTTGGAATGCTCTTCTCGTCGCTCCGTCCCTTTGTGTGGCTAATCGCGTTTACCGTCTTGATTCAGCTTGGATTTGGGCACGGCGGAACAACATACTGGCACTGGGGTCCCTTGAACGTGACCAGCGTTGGTGTGACCACGGCCGGATTGATTTTTGTCCGGTTTCTACTGATTATCGTTGTGGCCATGCTCCTGACGGTGACAACTTCCCCCAATGCGATTGCAAAAGGGGTGGAAACGTTCCTCACGCCGTTGAAAAAGCTGGGGGTACCGGTGGCAATGATTGGGATCATGTTGTCAATTGCGCTTCGGTTCATTCCGACGCTTTTGTCCGAAATGCAGACGATTATGAACGCGCAACGCTCGCGGGGCGTGGTCTTTAACGGTGGTAGTCTTTGGCAACGGGTTAAAAACGTGTTGTCGCTGATTATTCCGTTGCTGGTGTCGGCCTTTCGCCATGCGGATAACCTGGCGGATGCGCTGGGCGCGAGTGGCTATGATGCCAGTCAACCGCGGAGTAGTTATTATCAATACCAATGGCACCTTTTGGACACGCTGGCGTTAGTGGGCGTTTTTCTGATTGGGGTCCTGGTAGTGGGATTGCGAGGGGTGTAG
- the truA gene encoding tRNA pseudouridine(38-40) synthase TruA, translating to MTQRYKITFAHDGTQFAGFQRQPHQRTVEGVLTKIVNQMAKQPDGTLGVYGSGRTDSGVHALAQVAHFDFPFPIPADKMLKGLNSMCPLDIQIKDVEIVSDTFHARYDVTGKKYLYRLSLGPFTDPFKRFYTAHWRFPLDFARMETAIQDLVGTHNFASFVASGAKPGSRVRTIFSTKAINDEANHEIQLEFYGDGFMYNQVRIMTAALVEIGMKKRPVNDIQRLLAIQDRQQARLTMPAHGLFLERVYYPGDDPEHSEKKHPVRD from the coding sequence ATGACACAACGTTATAAGATTACGTTTGCCCACGACGGCACGCAGTTTGCCGGCTTTCAGCGCCAACCACACCAACGGACCGTGGAGGGCGTGCTCACTAAAATTGTGAACCAGATGGCTAAGCAGCCGGATGGAACGTTGGGAGTTTACGGTTCGGGTCGGACTGACTCCGGCGTGCATGCCCTAGCGCAGGTCGCTCATTTTGACTTCCCGTTTCCGATTCCCGCTGACAAGATGTTGAAGGGTCTCAACAGCATGTGTCCCTTAGACATTCAGATTAAGGACGTGGAAATTGTCTCGGATACTTTTCATGCCCGTTATGACGTGACCGGTAAGAAGTATCTGTACCGGTTGTCGTTAGGGCCATTTACCGACCCATTCAAGCGTTTCTATACTGCGCACTGGCGCTTTCCGTTGGATTTTGCGCGGATGGAAACGGCGATTCAGGACTTGGTCGGCACCCATAACTTTGCGTCGTTTGTGGCGTCCGGTGCCAAACCCGGCAGTCGGGTGCGCACCATCTTTAGTACCAAAGCGATTAATGACGAAGCCAATCATGAGATTCAGTTGGAATTCTATGGTGACGGCTTTATGTACAATCAGGTTCGGATTATGACCGCGGCCCTGGTTGAAATTGGGATGAAGAAACGACCGGTTAATGACATTCAGCGCTTGCTAGCCATCCAGGATCGGCAGCAGGCGCGATTAACGATGCCGGCCCATGGCTTATTTTTAGAACGTGTTTATTACCCAGGGGATGATCCAGAACACAGCGAAAAAAAGCACCCAGTTCGGGATTAA
- the rplM gene encoding 50S ribosomal protein L13, which yields MRTTYMVKPGEIEHKWYIIDAAGVPLGRLASVTASVLRGKNKPTYTPHVDSGDHVIIINASKVALTGHKAKDKMHYHHTQYIGGIKQESFGMLREEKPAKLIEQSVKGMLPHGTLGRKIAKKLHVYAGEEHKNDAQKPEVLDINNLI from the coding sequence GTGCGTACAACATACATGGTTAAGCCCGGTGAAATTGAACACAAATGGTACATCATTGACGCAGCAGGCGTTCCTTTAGGTCGTCTTGCTAGTGTTACTGCTTCAGTTTTACGCGGTAAAAACAAACCCACATACACACCACACGTTGACTCTGGTGACCACGTCATTATTATCAACGCTTCAAAAGTGGCTTTAACGGGTCACAAAGCAAAAGATAAGATGCACTACCACCACACTCAATACATTGGTGGGATTAAGCAAGAATCATTTGGCATGTTACGCGAAGAAAAGCCAGCTAAGTTAATTGAGCAATCCGTAAAAGGAATGCTTCCTCATGGTACATTAGGACGTAAGATTGCTAAGAAACTTCACGTTTATGCAGGTGAAGAACACAAAAATGATGCTCAAAAACCCGAAGTTTTAGATATTAACAACCTAATTTAA
- the rpsI gene encoding 30S ribosomal protein S9: MAKVQYTGTGRRKDSVARVRLVPGTGKVIVNKRDVEDYIPFPNLREVILQPYNVTETLGNYDTLVNVNGGGFSGQAGAIRLGIARALLEVDPDFREALKTAGLLTRDPRMKERKKPGLKKARKAGQFSKR; encoded by the coding sequence TTGGCTAAAGTACAATATACTGGCACAGGTCGCCGTAAAGATTCAGTTGCTCGTGTACGCTTAGTACCTGGTACTGGTAAAGTAATCGTCAACAAACGCGATGTTGAAGATTACATTCCATTCCCAAACTTGCGTGAAGTTATTTTACAACCATACAACGTTACGGAAACGCTCGGTAACTACGATACGTTAGTTAACGTAAATGGTGGTGGATTCTCAGGTCAAGCCGGTGCAATCCGTCTCGGAATTGCTCGTGCTTTACTCGAAGTAGATCCTGACTTCCGTGAAGCTTTGAAGACTGCTGGTCTGTTAACTCGTGACCCACGGATGAAAGAACGGAAGAAGCCAGGTCTTAAGAAAGCTCGTAAGGCTGGTCAATTCTCAAAACGTTAA
- a CDS encoding SIR2 family protein — MVKNFKIYESGYTEGNGKEKDEDDIKNYLKNFLSSNVNFNVLIGSGASLPAINTMGRTFNDIKTSGQYTDELSDLKKKYTKSYLGKNDENFENIELFLSWLGNRINGADDGELNLNEKQIKYYIINELIKSIYDGFDNDSENNRKTQSYYESFLKRLVFLKEMSNDQNDIINIFTPNYDLFLEQSLDKIGFSYTDGFRNSFNPYFDTSQFNRRPVDITQRFRDKWSVIKPFFRIYKLHGSLNWKRDQNGIKRNNNLVSSDTLGADKTVIAPTSSKYADSQGSPFSDLFREFSIELTKPNSILLVNGFGFGDQHINDFIKQALQRTDFKLIAFVDEDNKNTLNFMQQVGPNSEASFITNGKENEAKDAHHFETLSNLLSFNDPFEVRDDE; from the coding sequence ATGGTTAAGAATTTTAAAATTTACGAATCAGGTTATACAGAAGGTAATGGTAAAGAAAAGGATGAAGATGATATAAAAAACTATTTGAAAAATTTCTTATCATCAAATGTTAACTTTAATGTTTTAATTGGATCTGGAGCTTCTCTGCCAGCTATTAATACAATGGGTAGAACTTTTAATGATATTAAAACAAGTGGACAATATACTGATGAATTATCTGATTTGAAAAAAAAGTATACTAAAAGTTATTTAGGGAAAAATGATGAAAATTTTGAAAATATTGAGTTATTTTTGTCGTGGTTAGGAAATAGAATAAATGGTGCTGATGATGGCGAACTAAATTTAAATGAAAAACAAATAAAATATTATATAATAAATGAACTTATCAAATCTATATATGATGGATTTGATAATGATTCAGAAAACAATAGAAAAACCCAAAGTTATTATGAAAGCTTTTTAAAAAGATTGGTTTTTTTAAAAGAAATGTCTAATGATCAAAACGACATAATAAATATTTTTACACCAAATTATGATTTATTTTTAGAACAGTCGTTAGATAAAATTGGTTTTTCCTATACAGATGGTTTTCGTAATTCATTTAATCCTTATTTCGACACTTCACAATTTAATAGAAGGCCAGTAGACATAACTCAAAGATTTAGAGATAAATGGTCGGTTATAAAACCATTTTTTAGGATTTATAAATTACACGGTTCTTTAAATTGGAAAAGAGATCAAAATGGTATAAAAAGAAACAATAACTTAGTCTCCTCTGATACATTAGGAGCAGATAAAACAGTTATTGCACCTACATCTTCAAAATATGCTGATAGTCAAGGATCTCCATTTTCAGATTTATTTAGAGAGTTTTCAATTGAGTTAACAAAACCTAATTCAATTTTGTTAGTTAATGGATTTGGTTTTGGGGATCAGCATATAAATGATTTTATAAAACAGGCTCTTCAAAGAACAGATTTTAAATTAATTGCTTTTGTTGATGAGGACAATAAAAATACACTTAATTTTATGCAGCAAGTTGGTCCGAATTCTGAAGCTTCTTTTATAACTAATGGAAAAGAAAACGAAGCTAAAGATGCTCATCATTTTGAGACATTGTCTAATTTATTGTCTTTTAATGATCCTTTTGAGGTACGTGATGATGAATAA
- a CDS encoding ATP-binding protein, which produces MMNNNLFWKIGLIESVEENLITFSVNFSDTKDYLYDGKLLKINGVNDFVYSKIDIDSFVLMKIFKITSATYNYSGLDPNSLGNLDKCMFFARPLGILKDNTFYSGILKLPMVGEKIYGVTDDILNKFFNSVSDHLISLGSVNNYPGVVPKLNLSKILTSHLAILGNTGSGKSTTLRVLLDKINKIKNHLNSNLDIFVFDVHGDYGDLPFSENINIKNYHIPLENLKIDDWCAALLPSEKTQKPFLIRAINVASFIRSNRENIYLILIKMALEDSTQENFSSLKRSVLKWCRKLNGVLDDETVDKIEKWKLNYGNDNDNLPILKSVKESLDKEKYKTINDIISEDNNESFTLDDLEEAFDIVFGEEEVQGNRKVRNNSETMISRFRNLKNKYGIKNGILNAKNGQKLVLDKNIHNGSEIIHILNLTSLDDDALRLVSNYFSRQLFEYNLNNYDISNRNKMPFNYLYFDEAHRYIMESDEDDMTIFDRIAREGRKFNIYIGVISQIPSELSRIILSQVGSFFIHRIQNSVDLEYIRKNVPSVSYDMVSRLPVLLPGSALLSGNSFEIPFEINIDPNGNDKSSSTLSPIKN; this is translated from the coding sequence ATGATGAATAATAATTTGTTTTGGAAAATAGGATTAATTGAGTCAGTAGAAGAAAATCTTATAACATTTTCTGTGAATTTCAGTGATACAAAAGATTATCTTTATGATGGAAAATTATTAAAAATCAATGGTGTAAATGATTTTGTTTATTCCAAAATTGATATCGATTCTTTTGTGTTGATGAAGATATTTAAAATAACATCAGCTACTTATAACTATTCTGGGTTAGATCCTAATTCTTTGGGTAATTTAGACAAATGTATGTTTTTTGCTAGACCATTGGGAATATTAAAAGATAATACCTTTTATTCAGGTATTTTAAAATTACCAATGGTTGGTGAGAAAATTTATGGTGTTACAGATGATATACTCAATAAATTTTTTAATAGTGTTAGTGATCATTTAATTAGTTTAGGAAGTGTTAATAATTATCCTGGAGTTGTCCCTAAATTAAATTTGTCTAAAATTTTAACATCACATTTGGCAATATTAGGTAATACTGGATCTGGTAAATCTACAACTTTACGAGTTTTACTGGATAAAATTAATAAAATTAAGAACCATTTAAATTCAAATTTAGATATTTTTGTATTCGATGTTCATGGAGACTATGGGGATTTACCTTTTTCTGAAAATATAAATATTAAAAATTATCATATACCTTTAGAGAATCTTAAAATAGATGATTGGTGCGCCGCTTTATTACCTAGTGAAAAAACTCAAAAGCCGTTCCTTATTAGAGCAATTAATGTAGCAAGTTTTATAAGGTCTAATCGTGAAAATATATATTTAATTTTAATTAAAATGGCATTGGAGGATAGTACTCAAGAAAATTTTTCATCTTTAAAAAGAAGTGTATTAAAATGGTGTCGGAAATTAAATGGCGTACTAGATGATGAAACAGTTGACAAAATAGAAAAATGGAAATTGAATTATGGAAATGATAATGACAATCTTCCTATATTAAAATCAGTTAAAGAATCATTAGACAAGGAAAAATATAAAACCATAAACGATATAATAAGCGAGGACAATAACGAATCTTTTACTTTAGATGATCTAGAGGAAGCTTTTGATATAGTTTTTGGTGAAGAGGAGGTACAAGGTAATAGAAAAGTAAGGAATAATTCTGAAACAATGATTTCAAGATTTAGAAATTTAAAAAATAAATACGGGATTAAAAATGGTATTTTAAATGCTAAAAATGGTCAAAAATTAGTGTTAGATAAAAATATCCATAATGGAAGTGAGATAATTCATATTTTAAATCTTACTTCTTTAGATGATGATGCACTTAGATTAGTATCTAATTATTTTTCTAGACAATTATTTGAATATAATTTGAATAATTATGATATTTCTAATAGAAATAAAATGCCGTTTAACTATTTATATTTTGATGAGGCTCACAGATATATCATGGAGTCTGACGAAGATGATATGACTATTTTTGATAGAATTGCTAGAGAAGGTAGAAAGTTTAATATTTATATTGGTGTAATAAGTCAAATTCCAAGTGAATTATCTCGTATAATTTTATCGCAAGTTGGTTCTTTTTTTATTCATAGGATACAAAATTCCGTTGACTTAGAATATATAAGAAAGAATGTACCTTCTGTTTCATATGATATGGTGTCAAGACTACCAGTTCTTTTACCTGGTAGTGCACTATTGTCAGGGAATTCTTTTGAAATTCCTTTTGAAATTAATATTGATCCTAATGGGAACGATAAATCATCCTCAACACTATCTCCAATAAAAAATTAG